tctctctctctctctctctctctctctctctctctctctctctctttctctctctcttacgtcttacgtctctgcATTTCTAGTTTATATACTACTTGATGGGTGTTGTTTTGAacttgcttgtctgtctgtctgtctgtctgtctttctctccctctccctctctccctcattaTCTGCCTGACTCTGTCTCCGAGGCGAtttctgtgtctgtgccagTATCTGTGTGCCAGTATCTGTGTGCGTGACTGCGtgtgttgggggaggggagacacacgcgcacgcatgcacgccagcacgcacacacacacacacacacacacacagacacacgaatacacacacacacatacacacacacacacacacacacacacacacacacacacacacacacacctgtaccTCCCTCTCGATTCAAAGTCTACTCTAAAACAAATGTGAAATATCGACCAAAaatgtgattttttttaaaattgcaTCAGTAAACCATTTGATTGTTTAATGAGAACCACATAGAGGTGTTTTGTTTCATACAATAGCCATTAGTAGGCAATGCCTCAAAAATCGTGAGCACAAAATATTAAAATATTTACCATCTGCTGTAAATCAAAGCGCATCGTGCTAATAAGCTTAATTGTCTCAGCGTTTGGAGCGACATTTAAACTGTCAAGACCTTATATATTCTCAAGATTCACAATATGATCCAGTAAAATATCTGATGCTAGTAAAtgcctaccccccgcgggttagggggagtcccatattggttgggacgagaaagaatttacccgatgctacccagcatgtcgtaagaggcgactaacggttctgtttttccttttacccttgttaagtgtttcttgtgtggaatatagtcaatgtttgtaaagattttagtcaagcagtatgtaagaaatgttaagtcctttgtactggaaacttgcattctcccagtaaggtcatatattgtactacgttgcaagcccctggagcaattttttgattagtgcttttgtgaacaagaaacaattaacaagtggctctatcccatctctcccctttcccctatcccatctcccccctttccccgtcgcgatataaccttgaatggttgaaaacgacgttaaacaccaaataaagaaagaaagaaagtaaatgCCTCACCTGCAGACACTTATAACCACAAACATTTTAAATAAGGTTGAGCGCCGTTTTTGAGTACGTTTTAGTTCACAAAAttctgtttgttacattcagAAAATAAAGTGGAattgaaatgaattgaattaCAGGAGAAGGATGCAGCACCTTTTAACACGTACTCCTCGAACTTACGCCACGTTACGAAACATTCCGACACCCTACTGTTTTCTGCACACAAAAGAAGTGTCATCCGCCACGTGTGCGAAATGAACTCAGTGCTTCGTGGTATGCTATTGTATAATTGACACGcgaacaaagaagaaagaaaaatcagtACATCACTATCAATGTTAGTAAATGCATTCCCGCAGCTGCTACAAGGATCACACCGGGGGAAGTGTCACggcacgaagggccatatcagggcggactGATATGCATCAACAGCAGTGTCCCAATATGcaaatgtgtttgtgtcatcGGCTGAGGAAAAGAgcatgtttggttttttttttttttttttttttttttggggggggggggggggggggggggcgtacgCGTCGCTGTGCTAGCAGTTACGGCCGCCAGCAGTGCACTGATACGGCCGCCCCGCTTCTCTGTTACGACCGCTGACTGTTTCGGGTACAGCAGCCGGCAATCATTTTATTCGTTTAATAATATTATTGCAAAAGTTTATGACAGTTTGCAAACAAATATGAACGGGTGTCACTGCACATCGGTTGTGCACCGTCGTGTTATCAGGAATGTTGATTCCCTGCCctctttctatatatatatacggcctgtgtctgtgtgtctgtgtgtgtgtgtgtgtgtgtgtgtgtgttcgcgatgcacggccaaagctctcgatggatctgcttcaaatttggtgggcatattcaggtagaccccggacacaacctggtagagcctctgcgaacgccaagaagaagaagaacctggtagatgagaattttcaacacgtgctctcagcgcgcagcgctgaaccgattttgggttttctgttcatcttcccagatccattcccagtaactcttccttatcttctccagtgttttgcgtttatctcccttcctttgtgtggcgtcaatccatattcccgttactatttttagtccacaacgctcaatccatattgccgttactatttttagaaggtcactgtccacaactctTCCTTaatatcttctccagtgttttgcaaGGCAGGGAATCAACATTCCTGATAACACGACGGTGCACAACCGATGTGCAGTGAAACCCGTTCATATTTGTTTGCAAACTGTCTTAAACTTTGAATTGGCAATAACATTATTATACGAAACAGTCAGCGGTCGTAACTGAGAAGCGGGGCGGCCGTATCAGTGCACTGCTGGCGGCCGTAACTGCTAGCACAGCGAcgcgtacccccccccccccccccccccaaatttaaaaaaaaaaaaacccaaaaaaacaagctctttTCCTCAGCcgatgacacaaacacacttacatATTGGGACACTGCTATTGATGCATTTCAGtctgccctgatatggcccttcgtggtcggctgggcgttaagcaaacaaacaaacaaaaatgcattTCAGTTATAATACATCACATCACCTAATTAAATGACCTTTGTTTGCTTCAAGCCTCTAGTAATCtccaccatttaaaaaaaattccccGAATCGAACAATATCAACAAATACGACGCTGTCACAAATCTAAAATAGAAGCCTCAACAATTAAACCGATAACATGTTAATCATCATGCAATCATGAATCCGCTGAGACCAAATTAACTTTGCTGGCTTCGATATGTAAGACACAGTAATTATTAGTTTGGAAGTTACACACCTTTCGCACTCGAAACCAGGTTGACTACCGGACTGCAGAATGCTGGCGTAACACACGGCGATTTTTCTGCCGTAACACTTCCCCCGGCGTGAGGATGTGAAGGAGTCAAAGAAATAAGCTGTCAAATGGGAACTTCAAATGGGTATCCAAATTAACTGTGGGTGCGGTCGGATCTATACTTTGTCGGATCTATACTTTGCAATTGCTTTAGTTCAGAGAaccgggaacgtagaagaagaagaagaagaagttcagaGATCGATCATTGCAACGGAACCACACAATTGGCTAAAAGGGAGTGATTAATTGCAGCAAGTATAAAAAGGACGCTGAGATTCATGCCCTGAATCCATTGCAGCCTGAGGAAGAACCAGGGAAGTCAGGTCATCTCACTCCACCAAAGCTCAGGTATAACATCAAACCTTTTCTCTCTTCATTTGGCAGTCTTTATTTTTGAATGCTTCAGTTTGCGACGAAATATGTTCCGTTTTGAGTTCGCTGTTGGTTGAACGGAAGACAGTTTCACAATGAGGACTATTGCTGTGTAGAGATTAATTTCTGGTGGAAATattgaaggaaaaaaagagtATGCCTTTTCTGTTTTgatttcactgtttgttttacTGAACATAGAGGAAGCATGTCGTATGACAGCATAATGTAAGTCTCACAGGCATTCCCCAGCACCTCACAGACAAACTTCAGAAAGTCCAAAACACAGCAGCTAGACTCATCTTCAGGGCAAAGAAACACGACCACATACAACCACTTATGCAACAACTCCACTGGCTTCCTATATCTTCCCGCATCATACACAAAACCGCCAACATCTGCTTCAACTCTTTCACTGATCTTCACTttcctgtctatctttctgaactcttGCATCCTTACATTCCATCCAGACAGCTTCGCTCATCCACTTTCAGCAGAATACTTTCCATCCCacgcaccaaaaccaaaaccactgGCGATCGTTCTTTCTCCTTTTCCGCTCCGACTCTCTGGAATCAACTTCCCCACCCCATCCGTCACTGTAAAACCTCTTCCACTTTCAAAAAGTCCCTTAAAACCCACCTTTTCAAGTCTGCTTACAATACCTGAAGCACACGCCTGCCTCGTGATATGTTTTTATCTGCCAGCATTCCAATAAACTCACTAGTTAAATATTTTTATTGGGTAGTCTCACATTATTAACACTATATATATGTACTactgttgtttgtaaaatatgttttaaacgcttacttaattctttttatgtatttaaatatttgttgaatttattgtgtgtgtgtgggtatgtgtgtgtgtgtgtgtgtgtgtgtgtgtgtgtgtgtgtgtgtgtgtgagtacatgtgtgtgtgtgtgtgtgtgtgtgtgtgtgtgtgtgtgtgtgtgtgtgtgtgtgtgtgtgtgtgtgtgtgtgtgtgtgtaagtgtgtatgtgtgcttgtgtgaggttgggtgtgtgtcaaaatgtgttgtgcaatatggcatgaacatctttttagatttgttgttaaaaattacagctttgtataccatgtttattatcttttacgaagtaattataggtaaatagtcttttatgttttttatttgttcgaccttcttaggattatggagttttatgcactgccttttgtaGTTAACTAAAAAAGTTTATTTGAAATAGTCCAttgtagtcggtgtaggccttaagcttattttaatcgtttgtccagtatttaatttaattctctatttttgtatgaactcaaatgtttagtgttcttagtatgtcgtgttaggctaagttctatttaatcagagtatgtttgcgtgtgcttatacctagtgatattgtaaagcgcatagtgcttttagttatgcgctatagaaatctccttaataaataaataaataaatgattcCGTATGTATTTTACGACATGTGTGAGCAACAATcaccgaaagtttgaaggcaatgcgttgaggagtttcTGAGATGTAACGTGTTTTGTCTCATTACCTGCTAAAACAGCTTCAAAAGCCGCCTTTAATGTCTTCTGAGAGGAATAATTATATATAGCTACCTAACGTCTTTGTTAGCCAAGACAGGTGAACAAAACTGGCTGTTTTTAGATGCAAATTTGATGGTTCTTTCCAATTACATGCAATATTTGATCCGTTTTTTTCTGTTCTGATTTCTCTGTTTTTgttgaggggtggggggggggggggggggtcgaatttcaacgcgggaaccttgcttTTCTGAAATTGATTTAGGTGGTTTTTAGGCTGTTCCATTATTATTTAGAATCCAGGCTCCTGGCAATATGGCGTTAAATACAAAATCCTGCCGTCAAATAATAGACTTTCGTGAGGCTTGACACAAAAAATGAAGTTCCAGAGTTATGTCGTTTCCATACGGTCGACTCGGGAAGATACTCGCCGCGCAATGTATGAAATTGCGTCATGAAGCTCAAATTCGCGATTTTGGAGCCATAACTTACAATAACTAAAAAAAATAAGGGTTAAAAGAGGCCGATCTGCATGAAAGTGTGATGACATGTTTTAGGATGAACGCTCTTTGTAGAGTTGTGGTGTAAAACTGGTAAAGCAATTTCAAACCGGGTAGACGGAGCCTCGAAAATGATACTCACCCTGGTCTACTCATTTCATTTGTTATTCTCGAAAACACTGGTGCTGTTGAAAAGATAATAAGAGAAGATCACTTAATTATAATCAGGGAGATGCAATATGCCCTTGGCATTAAAAGCTCTGCATTTGAAAAGATCTTACACATATATTAATGGCCCCAAAGCGATTTTCCGGTTGGGTACCACATGAACCCAGTGACGGGAAAAAGAGGGGTAGGGCAGAGTGTTGCCTGACAATACTTAAAAAAATCAGCAATGGCTTGTCCAAATCAACATGGAATATCGTCAGTGGTGAAAAAACCTGGATTAATTAGCTCCACTCTGAAACCAAACAACTGTCGTCTGTTCGGATGTTTAACCAGGTGACCCAACCCTTGCCAAGTTCAAATAACAAGAAGCCCTAAAAATTGTTTGCATATTTCGTCGCTAGATCTAGGCATTTAAACACTGTGACTCTTGAGGACAGGCATACAGTCACGTCTGACTGCTGTGTCCACCTCTAATGGTCGAAAAAATTCGAGGCTTGGCACAAACACCGTCCAAAGACAGGTATTCGAGGGCTTATGATGTAAGATGACAACGAACCTGTCTATACTGCCTTTGTGACAACAGATTTCTTGGCACCAAAAGCAGCACTGTTGCTGGTTGCATCCAACCTATTTTCTTGACATCTCCCCATGCTAGTTCAGCCTGTTGTCGGATTTCAAGAAATAGCCGCGGAAACACGGGTAGAGACCCCTGAACACTCTGTCCGAGCCTTCACGAGGGCCATACCAGGTATAGCCGATGTCACGAGGTCCCAGGCCTGAATGAGAACGTTTGAGAGGATGGCCAGTTGGGTGTCGACTAGGGAAAGATTGGTCTAGAAAATGGCCTGgttagattgttggtatgtgtttccGTGTCTGAGATTCTAAATGATTATGGAACAGCATACGTACAGGCATTGTCTTATGTAAAAATCAATCTGTTTGTTGAATATGACAGGGGAATGAATGGCCTTTTTAGTCATTAaactggttttacaataaaacgGTCTCATCAAAAAGATCTGCACTTAAACATATCTGCCAAGTTTTATTGACACAAAAATCAATTGAAATGTCTCCGTTTTGGGGAATAAACAAGAAGTCGTTAATGTGCCTTTATTGTCCTTGTGAAAAGAGTTctcattatttatttgttttacaCACATTTCGCGTGTTTCCTTTAAACgtatcattcattcgcttgtgGTTTACTAGCAACCGGCCGAAAATTccatcaagctaagttcttgttactaactgtttgtctgtgcacttaaaagaccgttgggtcgatatatttgtgattgtaacgtattgttttgtcaataacaaacgttccaacaacttacctttcttgtttttttattttattttaaacgTATCGTCTCAGGTGTAAGTGTCACATGGCAAAACTGCGATTCAAAATTTAGAATTTCATGCATAGCCTTCCAGATGACCTGCGCAGTTGTGTTTTAGTGGGTATGACTTAAAGAAATAGAACGTGACATAAGTACGTGCATCTTCTCTTGTCTTCTCTTCCCTAGACAACTTATCCACCACCATGATGCTGCTTCTCCTTCTCGCCTGTGTGGCTACTGCTGGTAAGTCTTGGCGTTCGTTTTAAGGTTCGTTGGTTAGTtagatagttagttagttagttagttagttagttagttatagTTATttatagttagttagttagttagttagttagttagttagttagctagtcagttagtgagtgagttagtgtgttagtgaatgagttagttagttagatagTTAGTGAGTTCgttagttagtcagtcagtcagtcagtcaatggTTCAATATCGATCAATACCACAACAGAAAGCCCGCGACAGCTTGCCTATGCTGTAATATACAGCTTTTCATCCTTTAATTGTATATACCTTCTCTGACAGCTTTAGCAGCACCCCACGAATGCTACAGCAAAAGGGGAGAGAACGTCATCCAGTTCAACGACCGTAACCAGGACGTCTTCTTCCCTTGCAAGTACTGGGCCCTCAGGCGCCAACAGTGCGGCAAGTACCTCATCAATCTCAGTCCCGGCAACCGCTGGATCTACCCCAAGTACCAGCTGGACACCCTCTGGCTGGGAGTGCAGAACAAGGACACTGGAGACTTCTGGGAAGGAAGAACTACTAACAAGATCGCTGTCAAGGTGAGATTACAATCCACGCGGGGTATGGATTTTAGGGTTAGATCATCTAGCCTCAGGggcagagaggggggaggggggggggggcggggagttGTAGCCTCTCGTAACATTCGGACACCATTGGCTCTGTGTGGAGAAATACAGGAAACGGAAAAGTTCTAGGAAGGTAGCGGGGACCGGGTGTTGTGATCCTATGGTCACGCCGGATTCGAAtctgggacggacacgggtcaactaaGGAAGGAAGAACTGATAACAAAATTAAATTGCAGTCAAGTTATTCTGAGCAATATTTGTGtgaaaacataacatatctaataTGGATTGAGGAATTGAAAAGAAAtgcaatgcaatcatttttaatgacaaattaacaaaacaattaattaatttgtaatcGACATCGCGGCATTATCTTGGGATATTCTCCGGAGctgtgtaccattttgtgacatgcattttcagtcctttaaacGATTATAACGTATTCTAAATGGCAACTAGAATGTATTATCTATACTTTTTTCAGGAACATTCcagttagataatgatacagacatgcaacaaaaaacatagTCTATATTATTATCTTCTTTTGTTTAATTGTAAGTATTAAATTCCATGTCACAACTGtcggtttccatgttacaaagTGGAAGTACTTTGAAACCCTTGGGATTTACTGAACGTAGACAAACTAAATGTGCAGGTATTTCCGATTTTTTCTCTGCAGGCAACGGATGTATATGGAACCAGTGTGTATTATTGAAATCAATGTATATGGTCAAAATGTCTCAGTTTAGAAAAGAAATGTCATcttcgtaacatggtttccCTTGGTACACCGCTCTTAAGAATAACCCAGTTCTCTTCTGCAGTACTTCAACTCTAATTTGCATAAACtaatttttcttttattctgaGCACATCTTTAGAGATAACATAACATATATAATATGTTTTGATTGAGGAATTGATAAGGAATACAATTTAATGCAGTCATGTGTAAACCTGTGATTAAAAATTCgattttttaatgacaaattatTACCTAATTCATGAATTTGCAATCAACATGGCATTATCTTCCATTTCTTTTCTGCAGTTCTTCAACTCTGCGGGCCTGAAGGATTTGTTCAACAAGAAGGACGGCACCGTCGCCACCTCCGATGAGTTTGTGTTCGGCAGAAAGAAAGATGGCGTCTACATCATGGACAAAGCTCAGACTTTCCGAGTGACCTTCACCCCCTGGGACCCCTCGAACAGAGGACAGTACCCAAACTCCGACTGGAAGTTCGAGTGCTTCGACAGGGACGCTGTTCTCAACGAGTACCCTGCCCAGCTGTGCGGTGAGCAAActagcttaaaggcacagcccATTCCGGTATCAACCAATGGGGTTTAATCcttgcgtagctagccatcAAACCGTTTCATGTTCACTCTCGCCTCCTAGCTCCGCGAGCGGCTAGCAGCAAGAATgtctcgcctgaaagaaacacgcgtcaGGCTTTCACGTGGGACAatcataagaccatccctccacttgggatACATgtagcctgtccttaactgggccaagtcgactTAGCGAAGCACACCAAGCTGGACGCACGacgctttagcactgagttttcggtaccAAAAAAAGAcgtcgcgaagtcgacttcggtcTCATTTCAGGACCACCTTGTACTATTATAATCAAGATACGGCCTTTTCCTGTGCAGAGCGGGTATTGTTTGATGAATTACTTTCACACATTGACGCTACTGGCCTTTCATCAATTCATTCattaacaaaatgactgtgtacaGAAAGCATCcaggttgttgattgttggtatgtgtccaagtggtggCTTGGCCTTATCCCATGACTAAGATGACTGTGCCTTTACCCATTCTGACACTGACCATCCTGATCATGAGGAAAGTGGATGAAAACTAATGATTCTAACGTAGGACAGCTAGTGGTTTTCAATACCGCTACTACTACGATCATTtcgaggttgttgttgttgctgttgttgttgttgttgttgctgctgtcaaTGTTTTgttctattgttgttgttgttgacgagaaaggaggaagaggagatggACAAGAAAGATAGACCCCGATGACGAAAAAGTCAAAGATGAAAACGATGCCAAACAGACGACGACtgtgacgacgacgacggtgtcgatgatgatgatgatgatgatgatgatgatgatgatgatgatgatgatgatgatgatgatgatgatgatgatgatgatgataatgatgatgatgatgatgatgatgatgatgaagaagaaatcGCCGACAGCAAGGACAGGGATACCAACGATTGTGGGAAAGATCAGAGTATCCTTACAGTGAATAATTTTGAACGCGGCATTTTATTTCCACAGGAGGTTCCGGATACAAGGTTGTGACGAACAGAACGAAGAGTTTGGGCCTTGCGGACAGATTCAGGATGAACATCATCTACCTTGACACCCTGACCAACCCCGAGATTGTCCACACGTAAGTTGTAGGTGACGAGATGAATGTATGTGTCGGTTGCGTACACTCTGTAGTTGTTAAGTCGTCGGCCTGCGTTGACTCTTTGgacgtttgttgttgttgtctgtaatgttgttgttgttggtgttggtgttggtgttggtgctgttgttgttgttgttgttgttgttgttgttcttgatgAGCGCTGTGTTGTTAGTAGTGTTGTAGTTGTTTTTGATAATGATGGTACTGTTGTTGGTGGTAGTGTCGTTGTTTGTGGTTGTggggtggcggtggtggtgtttttgttgttggtggtggtagtTGTGGTCATGTTGGTGGTACTGAATGGTGTTGGTGATggtgtagtggtggtggtggtgttgtttgtGGTGTTATTCGATTGTGGTGGAATTTTTatctttatttttacatttggtcaattttgactaaatgttttaacatagatcgggaatcgagaggagggtagtggtgtgtgtatgtgtgtccaaAAAACTACCGGATCGACAGATCTTTATAACACTTCACATAGAAGTACCCTTTGGAGTACCCTTTGGAATTGACACACACGATCGAAGTTCGGCCGCCGATTCAGAAAATTTAGGAAAAGGCAACATAGCCTTCGTCGTTAGGAATTTCTCGCTATGTTTACCAATATCGCCGATTGCGCATGCGTGTCAACTTTGATACACGCTAAAAGCCAGACTGCCAAATAAAAAATACGTAGTCAAAAACGCATGTTTGACGAACGCATATTTAATATTGCTTTGCGCAAGGGGTTTGTGcattaacctacaattcttgtttctTCATCCTAAACGCAccgtaacaagaggcgaagccttcaaggctcccgtaagaaatcaacaaacagtaacacaaactcactcactccgtcacacacacacacacacacacacacacacacacacacacacacacacacacacacacacacacacacacacacacacacacacacacacacacacacatacagttaaaactaacgcatcatatcaactccatgaataattttcaaaagaaggcaaacagataaaatgactg
The sequence above is a segment of the Littorina saxatilis isolate snail1 linkage group LG3, US_GU_Lsax_2.0, whole genome shotgun sequence genome. Coding sequences within it:
- the LOC138961951 gene encoding uncharacterized protein, with the translated sequence MMLLLLLACVATAALAAPHECYSKRGENVIQFNDRNQDVFFPCKYWALRRQQCGKYLINLSPGNRWIYPKYQLDTLWLGVQNKDTGDFWEGRTTNKIAVKFFNSAGLKDLFNKKDGTVATSDEFVFGRKKDGVYIMDKAQTFRVTFTPWDPSNRGQYPNSDWKFECFDRDAVLNEYPAQLCGGSGYKVVTNRTKSLGLADRFRMNIIYLDTLTNPEIVHTNPKCSNATDILLNTCQNEAQRLHAINNCKDILHSQKHTECVTNYNCDPMDVFNACIMWGCSGAGFDPEEKEMCHEVGEGIDFCPDFGSSGNLTARVGAAKCYKDFLTMTDPK